A region from the Musa acuminata AAA Group cultivar baxijiao chromosome BXJ1-10, Cavendish_Baxijiao_AAA, whole genome shotgun sequence genome encodes:
- the LOC135595170 gene encoding pathogenesis-related thaumatin-like protein 3.5, with the protein MEASATSNVLAFVPILALLFRISDGCTFTVSNNCPHPIWPGTLAGAGTPQLPTTGFRLDSGQTARIRAPPGWSGRIWARTGCNFDTNGAGTCQTGDCGGRMECGGIGALPPVTLFEITLGTGLDEDYYDVSLVDGYNLPVVAAPRVLHGGCNATGCLADLNRGCPKELRVDGGGGVVACRSACEAFGLDEYCCSGEYANPSSCKPSFYSTIFKAACPRAYSYAFDDGTSTFTCNAYDYTIVFCANVNRMRSSHNYSKGQPTGDEPADTPSSANNLPFHL; encoded by the exons ATGGAAGCGTCGGCCACCTCCAACGTGTTGGCCTTTGTGCCAATATTAGCTCTTCTGTTCAGGATTTCGGATGGTTGCACCTTCACCGTATCCAACAACTGTCCCCACCCGATCTGGCCCGGGACGTTGGCCGGGGCCGGCACACCCCAGCTCCCGACGACCGGCTTCCGGCTCGATTCCGGGCAGACTGCTCGGATACGAGCCCCACCCGGGTGGTCAGGCCGGATATGGGCTCGAACAGGATGCAACTTCGACACCAACGGAGCCGGCACGTGCCAAACCGGAGACTGCGGCGGACGGATGGAGTGTGGAGGCATTGGGGCTCTACCGCCGGTGACATTGTTTGAGATCACCCTCGGCACAGGCCTGGACGAGGATTACTACGACGTGAGTCTCGTGGACGGATACAACTTGCCTGTCGTCGCGGCACCGAGGGTGCTACACGGAGGTTGTAACGCGACCGGATGTTTAGCAGATCTCAACCGTG GTTGTCCCAAGGAGCTTCGGGTGGACGGTGGCGGTGGGGTGGTGGCATGCAGGAGTGCTTGTGAGGCATTCGGGCTGGATGAGTACTGCTGCAGCGGGGAGTATGCTAACCCCTCCTCCTGTAAACCATCTTTCTATTCAACCATCTTCAAGGCTGCCTGCCCAAGAGCATATAGCTACGCATTTGATGATGGCACAAGCACCTTCACCTGCAACGCCTATGATTACACCATTGTCTTCTGCGCCAATGTCAACAG GATGAGGAGCTCACACAATTATTCTAAGGGTCAACCTACTGGTGACGAACCTGCGGATACGCCATCCTCTGCGAACAACCTTCCTTTTCATCTATGA
- the LOC135585441 gene encoding small ribosomal subunit protein bS16m/bS16c-like: protein MVVRIRLSRFGCKNRPFYRVMAADSRSKRDGRHLEVLGYYNPLPGQDGGKRMGLNFDRVKYWLSVGAQPSDPVQRILFRAGLLPPPPMLALSRKGGPRDTRPIDPMSGRYLTPKDPETDLQPEGSEDQEREAAD from the exons atggttGTCCGGATCCGGCTGTCAAGGTTTGGGTGCAAGAACAGGCCTTTCTATCGAGTTATGGCTGCCGACAGTCGCTCTAAAAGAGATGGGAGACATCTTGAGGTCTTGGGCTACTATAATCCTTTGCCAG GGCAGGATGGTGGCAAGCGAATGGGATTGAACTTTGACCGAGTGAA GTATTGGTTATCTGTTGGTGCACAACCATCAGATCCAGTCCAAAGAATCCTCTTTCGTGCAGGGCTCTTGCCACCTCCTCCGATGCTTGCATTGAGTCGTAAAGGCGGGCCACGCGACACCCGACCTATCGATCCAATGAGCGGCCGCTACTTGACTCCCAAAGATCCTGAAACTGATCTTCAACCAGAAGGCAGTGAGGACCAAGAGCGAGAAGCAGCCGATTAG
- the LOC103999834 gene encoding uncharacterized protein LOC103999834 isoform X2 translates to MSSASVPEASSTPQKRFSNLRGVRWRVDLGILPSSPSASIDDLRRVTADTRRRYATLRRRLLMDHHPPKDGDASPDLTVDNPLSQNPDSTWGRFFSYAELGRMVDQDLSRLYPEHSGYFHTPTCQAMLRRILLLWCLQHPEHGYRQGMHELLAPLVYVLHVDLDHLIQVQKLHEDCFNDEFDGIILPESDMISNYRSRRIRNWDSGIEIENNPYKVSNGLSVGELDPHTREIFLLSDSYGAEGELGVILSERFMEHDAYCMLDYLMDGAQGVLAMASFFSPVVGSSTNLPPVIEASSALYHLLSIVDHSLHAHLVELGVEPQYFALRWLRVLYGREFCLDDLLVIWDELFSSKNSSCIDSDAEYNFKVLCSPRGSFVAALAVSMLLYLRSSLLATETATTCLQRLLNFPLKPDMKKLIEKAKSLQMLALESNITSSSSQRLSDKNKLNVSRGYSLPSGSAMPKTSVSVIPDSYWEEKWRVLHEDEELRKQSNSESSSSGIMKKILTRKLSLSRTKSEPLEGKNAQSQSSVRRRLFDDSSKDIVAEIDHVKSECYVPAFVLDNLNSGKSFTEKSVDQRTSDCMVEETLLSGNSSMVLSPATSPHDIGNDHGYESEKSSVTSNSFLGDNDEETLSTEDPCSQNHQDEETINMEEHCTQNLDNQLAQDVEAVSSVVIDTVPEQVAAPKDRKSFPGKFQWIWRFGRGCDEGNQKSLAGYSKKDSCNISTCDAIYNSNGVNKRTEVGDKKVMDTLRSLGQSMLENVQFL, encoded by the exons ATGAGCTCAGCGTCGGTTCCCGAGGCCTCATCGACGCCACAGAAGAGATTCTCTAATCTACGGGGCGTCCGGTGGCGTGTTGATCTTGGAATACTGCCGAGCTCGCCGTCGGCCTCGATTGATGATCTCCGGCGCGTCACCGCAGACACCCGAAGGAG ATATGCAACTCTGAGGCGGCGCCTTCTCATGGATCATCATCCTCCAAAAGATGGGGATGCATCTCCTGATCTTaccgtggataatcctctatcacaAAATCCAG ATAGCACTTGGGGTCGGTTCTTCAGTTATGCTGAATTGGGAAGAATGGTCGACCAAGATCTGTCCAGGTTATATCCTGAACATAGTGGCTACTTTCACACACCTACATGCCAGGCTATGCTAAGAAGAATATTGTTGTTATGGTGTCTCCAACATCCCGAGCATGGATATCGACAAG GAATGCATGAACTATTGGCGCCTCTGGTATATGTGCTTCATGTTGATTTGGATCACCTAATTCAAGTACAAAAACTCCATGAAGATTGTTTTAATGATGAATTTGATGGCATCATCTTGCCAGAAAGTGATATGATCTCCAATTACAGAAGTAGAAGGATTAGAAACTGGGACTCTGGAATCGAAATTGAGAATAATCCTTACAAAGTGAGCAATGGCCTTAGTGTAGGCGAACTTGATCCTCATACGAGGGAAATATTTTTGCTGAGTGATTCTTATGGAGCAGAAGGTGAGTTGGGAGTTATCTTGTCTGAAAGATTTATGGAACATGATGCGTATTGCATGCTCGATTATTTAATGGATGGAGCCCAAGGTGTGCTAGCCATGGCAAGTTTTTTCTCTCCTGTAGTTGGATCCAGCACAAATTTACCTCCTGTCATTGAGGCCTCATCGGCATTGTATCATTTGCTGTCCATTGTGGATCATTCTCTTCATGCCCACCTTGTTGAGCTTGGGGTGGAACCTCAATACTTCGCCCTCCGATGGTTGCGTGTTCTATACGGACGGGAGTTTTGCCTTGACGATCTGCTGGTGATTTGGGATGAATTATTTTCTTCCAAAAATAGTAGTTGCATAGACAGTGATGCGGAATACAACTTTAAGGTTTTATGTTCTCCTCGAGGGTCATTCGTTGCAGCTTTGGCAGTCTCAATGCTTCTCTATCTTAGATCTTCCCTTTTAGCTACTGAAACTGCAACTACTTGCCTCCAACGGTTACTAAATTTTCCACTAAAACCTGATATGAAGAAACTTATAGAGAAGGCAAAATCATTGCAGATGCTCGCTCTTGAATCGAACATCACATCCTCTTCATCTCAAAGATTATCAGACAAGAATAAGCTCAACGTCAGTAGAGGTTACAGTCTTCCATCTGGTTCAGCTATGCCCAAGACTTCAGTCAGTGTAATACCAGATAGTTATTGGGAAGAGAAATGGAGAGTGTTGCATGAGGATGAAGAGCTTAGAAAACAGAGCAATAGTGAATCAAGTTCAAGTGGAATTATGAAGAAGATTTTGACTAGGAAATTAAGTTTATCCAGGACAAAGTCAGAACCCTTGGAAGGGAAAAATGCTCAGTCTCAGTCTTCTGTTAGACGCAGACTTTTTGATGATTCTTCTAAAGATATTGTAGCTGAAATAGACCATGTTAAATCTGAATGCTATGTGCCTGCTTTTGTTCTAGACAATTTAAATTCTGGGAAAAGTTTTACTGAGAAATCGGTTGATCAAAGAACCTCAGATTGCATGGTTGAAGAAACACTTTTAAGCGGGAATAGCTCCATGGTGTTGTCCCCGGCTACTAGTCCTCACGACATAGGTAATGACCATGGATACGAATCAGAGAAAAGCAGTGTGACTTCAAATTCATTTCTTGGTGACAATGATGAGGAAACACTTAGTACGGAGGATCCTTGTAGTCAAAATCACCAAGATGAAGAAACAATTAATATGGAGGAACATTGCACTCAAAATCTCGACAATCAATTGGCTCAAGATGTTGAAGCCgtctcatctgttgttattgacaCTGTACCAGAACAGGTAGCAGCTCCAAAGGACCGGAAATCATTTCCAGGTAAATTTCAGTGGATTTGGAGGTTTGGTAGAGGTTGTGACGAAGGAAATCAAAAATCACTAGCTGGATATAGCAAAAAGGATAGCTGTAACATTTCAACTTGTGATGCAATCTACAATTCCAATGGAGTTAATAAAAGGACTGAAGTGGGAGATAAGAAAGTGATGGACACCTTAAGAAGTCTTGGGCAGTCTATGCTTGAGAATGTTCAG
- the LOC103999834 gene encoding uncharacterized protein LOC103999834 isoform X1, whose amino-acid sequence MSSASVPEASSTPQKRFSNLRGVRWRVDLGILPSSPSASIDDLRRVTADTRRRYATLRRRLLMDHHPPKDGDASPDLTVDNPLSQNPDSTWGRFFSYAELGRMVDQDLSRLYPEHSGYFHTPTCQAMLRRILLLWCLQHPEHGYRQGMHELLAPLVYVLHVDLDHLIQVQKLHEDCFNDEFDGIILPESDMISNYRSRRIRNWDSGIEIENNPYKVSNGLSVGELDPHTREIFLLSDSYGAEGELGVILSERFMEHDAYCMLDYLMDGAQGVLAMASFFSPVVGSSTNLPPVIEASSALYHLLSIVDHSLHAHLVELGVEPQYFALRWLRVLYGREFCLDDLLVIWDELFSSKNSSCIDSDAEYNFKVLCSPRGSFVAALAVSMLLYLRSSLLATETATTCLQRLLNFPLKPDMKKLIEKAKSLQMLALESNITSSSSQRLSDKNKLNVSRGYSLPSGSAMPKTSVSVIPDSYWEEKWRVLHEDEELRKQSNSESSSSGIMKKILTRKLSLSRTKSEPLEGKNAQSQSSVRRRLFDDSSKDIVAEIDHVKSECYVPAFVLDNLNSGKSFTEKSVDQRTSDCMVEETLLSGNSSMVLSPATSPHDIGNDHGYESEKSSVTSNSFLGDNDEETLSTEDPCSQNHQDEETINMEEHCTQNLDNQLAQDVEAVSSVVIDTVPEQVAAPKDRKSFPGKFQWIWRFGRGCDEGNQKSLAGYSKKDSCNISTCDAIYNSNGVNKRTEVGDKKVMDTLRSLGQSMLENVQVIETVFQQDKGKSDNVPNNSLGGKGQGAAITALKELRKISNLLQEM is encoded by the exons ATGAGCTCAGCGTCGGTTCCCGAGGCCTCATCGACGCCACAGAAGAGATTCTCTAATCTACGGGGCGTCCGGTGGCGTGTTGATCTTGGAATACTGCCGAGCTCGCCGTCGGCCTCGATTGATGATCTCCGGCGCGTCACCGCAGACACCCGAAGGAG ATATGCAACTCTGAGGCGGCGCCTTCTCATGGATCATCATCCTCCAAAAGATGGGGATGCATCTCCTGATCTTaccgtggataatcctctatcacaAAATCCAG ATAGCACTTGGGGTCGGTTCTTCAGTTATGCTGAATTGGGAAGAATGGTCGACCAAGATCTGTCCAGGTTATATCCTGAACATAGTGGCTACTTTCACACACCTACATGCCAGGCTATGCTAAGAAGAATATTGTTGTTATGGTGTCTCCAACATCCCGAGCATGGATATCGACAAG GAATGCATGAACTATTGGCGCCTCTGGTATATGTGCTTCATGTTGATTTGGATCACCTAATTCAAGTACAAAAACTCCATGAAGATTGTTTTAATGATGAATTTGATGGCATCATCTTGCCAGAAAGTGATATGATCTCCAATTACAGAAGTAGAAGGATTAGAAACTGGGACTCTGGAATCGAAATTGAGAATAATCCTTACAAAGTGAGCAATGGCCTTAGTGTAGGCGAACTTGATCCTCATACGAGGGAAATATTTTTGCTGAGTGATTCTTATGGAGCAGAAGGTGAGTTGGGAGTTATCTTGTCTGAAAGATTTATGGAACATGATGCGTATTGCATGCTCGATTATTTAATGGATGGAGCCCAAGGTGTGCTAGCCATGGCAAGTTTTTTCTCTCCTGTAGTTGGATCCAGCACAAATTTACCTCCTGTCATTGAGGCCTCATCGGCATTGTATCATTTGCTGTCCATTGTGGATCATTCTCTTCATGCCCACCTTGTTGAGCTTGGGGTGGAACCTCAATACTTCGCCCTCCGATGGTTGCGTGTTCTATACGGACGGGAGTTTTGCCTTGACGATCTGCTGGTGATTTGGGATGAATTATTTTCTTCCAAAAATAGTAGTTGCATAGACAGTGATGCGGAATACAACTTTAAGGTTTTATGTTCTCCTCGAGGGTCATTCGTTGCAGCTTTGGCAGTCTCAATGCTTCTCTATCTTAGATCTTCCCTTTTAGCTACTGAAACTGCAACTACTTGCCTCCAACGGTTACTAAATTTTCCACTAAAACCTGATATGAAGAAACTTATAGAGAAGGCAAAATCATTGCAGATGCTCGCTCTTGAATCGAACATCACATCCTCTTCATCTCAAAGATTATCAGACAAGAATAAGCTCAACGTCAGTAGAGGTTACAGTCTTCCATCTGGTTCAGCTATGCCCAAGACTTCAGTCAGTGTAATACCAGATAGTTATTGGGAAGAGAAATGGAGAGTGTTGCATGAGGATGAAGAGCTTAGAAAACAGAGCAATAGTGAATCAAGTTCAAGTGGAATTATGAAGAAGATTTTGACTAGGAAATTAAGTTTATCCAGGACAAAGTCAGAACCCTTGGAAGGGAAAAATGCTCAGTCTCAGTCTTCTGTTAGACGCAGACTTTTTGATGATTCTTCTAAAGATATTGTAGCTGAAATAGACCATGTTAAATCTGAATGCTATGTGCCTGCTTTTGTTCTAGACAATTTAAATTCTGGGAAAAGTTTTACTGAGAAATCGGTTGATCAAAGAACCTCAGATTGCATGGTTGAAGAAACACTTTTAAGCGGGAATAGCTCCATGGTGTTGTCCCCGGCTACTAGTCCTCACGACATAGGTAATGACCATGGATACGAATCAGAGAAAAGCAGTGTGACTTCAAATTCATTTCTTGGTGACAATGATGAGGAAACACTTAGTACGGAGGATCCTTGTAGTCAAAATCACCAAGATGAAGAAACAATTAATATGGAGGAACATTGCACTCAAAATCTCGACAATCAATTGGCTCAAGATGTTGAAGCCgtctcatctgttgttattgacaCTGTACCAGAACAGGTAGCAGCTCCAAAGGACCGGAAATCATTTCCAGGTAAATTTCAGTGGATTTGGAGGTTTGGTAGAGGTTGTGACGAAGGAAATCAAAAATCACTAGCTGGATATAGCAAAAAGGATAGCTGTAACATTTCAACTTGTGATGCAATCTACAATTCCAATGGAGTTAATAAAAGGACTGAAGTGGGAGATAAGAAAGTGATGGACACCTTAAGAAGTCTTGGGCAGTCTATGCTTGAGAATGTTCAG